Below is a window of Cytophaga hutchinsonii ATCC 33406 DNA.
TGCTATCCGTTACTATATTTCCGATGGTATGAAAGGGCGTTTTATGAAATCCATAAAACGTGTATTGCCCCGTACCAATTTTGTAGAAACACGTATTCATACAAAGTCTTTTAACGCAGCAGGTTTAATAACCCTGATCTTAAAGGAACTGAAAACAAAGGCAGACGCAATTATTGGAATGGATTGTAAAAAAGCGATCATTGGCAGACCGGTATATTTTGATGATGACAATACCGTTAACGATGCTGTTGCGCAGAAACGTTTGCTGCAGGCGGCACAACAGGCAGGTTTAAGCGATATCCGTTTTCAGTATGAACCCATCGGTGCTGCTTTTGCATACGAACGGACAATATCAAAAAAAGAACATGTATTGGTAGCCGATCTGGGCGGCGGTACAACAGATTTTACATTTATTGAACTGGATCCGCATAAAAATAACCGCAAAGACCGCCGAAGTGATATCATTGCCACAGGGGGTATTTATATCGGGGGCGACAGTTTCGATTCTGCTTTTATGTGGGATAAAGGAACGCCTTATTTCGGACGCGGTGTAACGTATGAATCCATGCCCGGCAAAATGGTGGATGTTCCGCCGAGTTTCTTCAGCAACATCTGTTCATGGGAAAAAATGAATTTCTTTAATGGTGTAAAGGTTCAAAACGACCTGAGGCAATATTATAATTATTCAAAACAAAACGACAAACTGAAAAATCTGATTACGCTGACCGAAAACAATTTAGGTTATTCCATTTTTCAATCCATCGAAAAAACAAAAGTAGATTTATCCATTCAATCTTCAAGTTCTTTCAGCTATCACAAAGCAGACATTCATATTGATGAACCAATTGACCTGACAGCCTACAACAGGATCATACAACGTGATGTAACAAAAATAAATAACTACCTGGAATCTTTTCTGAGTAAACACGCTATCGTGCCGGAATCAATCGATAGTTTGTTTTTAACCGGAGGAACTTCTATGGTACAAGCCATTCAAGCACTTTTCAAAGAAAAATTCCCGCACATTGCTATTACATCCGGCGATAATTTTATCAGTGTATCTAAAGGATTAGCGTACAGCGGATATTTATTTGATTAAAAAATTCCGTTCGTTAAAAGAAGTAATTAAGTCCTGCCAAAACATTGCGTGTGTACGGCTTCTCTTTACTGTTTTAACTTTTGGTATAAACAGAAGTCAAAAAATAGTTCAGCACAGGTGCTGTACATGTAAATACATGTATCACATACATCACAACAGAAAAGCGTTTGCCATACACAATCACCCACCCTTTTTAACGCATATCAGATTGTGCACGAATCTCCATCGGGGTTATTATGTACCACACAAATCCGGTTTACGGGAGTAGCTTCCAATTGTTCTACCGGAATACCTGCGATAAGAAGTACCGTTCTGAAATCTTTCTGAAATTTTTTTTCATATTCCAGAATGAGTTTTTCAAAATCAACCGGGTTCATTTTAATTTTATACAGATCCGTAATACCCAGTTTTTCTACGTGTGCAACAATGGAAGCGTAATTCACTTCACCGATATACCTTGGCCCTGTTTTTATTGTATCCATACCTTATGAACTGCACGATAACATGGAACAGCCGGCTTTTTGAGCTGCCCAATCCGGACGTTTAATAAAATATTCATCTGCATTTTTTGAATATGGCTGCTTGATGTATTCCTCTAATTTTTTCAATAGAGCATCATCTCCTTTTTCCAGTTTCTCAATCGCTTCATGCAAGATATAATTTCTCAGCACAAACCGTGGATTTGCTGCACGCATTTTCTCCGCGGAAACTTCTTTTGAACAGGTATTGGTTTTAATTCTCTTACTATACGCAGCAATACATGTATGCAATAGTGCTTCATCGGCTTCTGTATAAAAACAGGATTGAAAGAACTGTTTCACATCGGCTGCTGTTCCCGGATCTGCAGGCAGATCAATG
It encodes the following:
- a CDS encoding Hsp70 family protein produces the protein MGNFLYGIDFGTSNSVLSIFDEDKNEIIETLSVPSILYFPDAYDPALPLQYYVGEDAIRYYISDGMKGRFMKSIKRVLPRTNFVETRIHTKSFNAAGLITLILKELKTKADAIIGMDCKKAIIGRPVYFDDDNTVNDAVAQKRLLQAAQQAGLSDIRFQYEPIGAAFAYERTISKKEHVLVADLGGGTTDFTFIELDPHKNNRKDRRSDIIATGGIYIGGDSFDSAFMWDKGTPYFGRGVTYESMPGKMVDVPPSFFSNICSWEKMNFFNGVKVQNDLRQYYNYSKQNDKLKNLITLTENNLGYSIFQSIEKTKVDLSIQSSSSFSYHKADIHIDEPIDLTAYNRIIQRDVTKINNYLESFLSKHAIVPESIDSLFLTGGTSMVQAIQALFKEKFPHIAITSGDNFISVSKGLAYSGYLFD